Proteins encoded within one genomic window of Panicum virgatum strain AP13 chromosome 1N, P.virgatum_v5, whole genome shotgun sequence:
- the LOC120654280 gene encoding uncharacterized protein LOC120654280 → MSCPKRARVATAPWASLPEDLVQLIGWRVLSGDLLDYVRFRAVCAHWSRSATHPGGRGLLDPRFHPRRWMLLPEGHGLYPGHPALGGHGLYPGHPALGGHARFLNLSTGALTRLHLPLFHDHVLLGCTDGLLLLLRHRDPGDTAVRLLHPFTGDIAELPPLSSLLPQMEHYGNMTEDRKRHTLRVSAAVTVGPATAGAITVMLALEIKQLVAHATTGDQRWTLSAGRLPCLLGPTVSFHGNLYAVTPKSAQRNSVCIWQIDAPQPDAAEGRRRRSLLPSRIIAHCPLAATEGAVNLVECGSELMLVGFSDAKPTGLVVYRVADLISGRVVSITDIGEHALFLGQRPLYASQNKGLPSVVANSITCRYRVTKNNPLRGGRASRSTEQYHIGTGCGTWSPAIDGDISCWDRPPASPYMLIHHIFTCCVTLSY, encoded by the exons ATGTCGTGTCCGAAGCGCGCCCGGGTCGCCACGGCCCCGTGGGCGTCGCTGCCGGAGGATCTGGTGCAGCTGATTGGCTGGCGGGTGCTCTCCGGCGACCTGCTAGACTACGTCCGCTTCCGCGCCGTCTGCGCCCACTGGAGCCGGAGCGCCACCCACCCTGGCGGCCGGGGCCTCCTCGACCCGCGCTTCCACCCGCGCCGCTGGATGCTGCTGCCCGAGGGCCACGGCCTCTACCCCGGCCACCCCGCGCTCGGCGGCCACGGCCTCTACCCCGGCCACCCCGCGCTCGGCGGCCACGCGCGCTTCCTCAACCTATCCACGGGCGCGCTCAcccgcctccacctccccctcttccacgaccacgtcctcctcggcTGCACCGACGgcctcttgctgctgctgcggcaccGCGACCCGGGGgacaccgccgtccgcctcctgcACCCCTTCACCGGCGATATCGCCGAGCTCCCGCCGCTCTCCTCCCTCCTGCCGCAGATGGAGCACTACGGCAACATGACCGAGGATCGCAAGCGCCACACGCTCCGTG TCAGCGCCGCCGTCACCGTTGgtcccgccaccgccggggCCATCACCGTCATGCTGGCTCTCGAAATCAAACAGCTTGTGGCACACGCCACTACCGGCGACCAGCGGTGGACTCTCTCGGCCGGCAGGCTCCCGTGTCTGCTGGGACCAACCGTGTCTTTCCATGGCAACCTGTACGCGGTGACGCCCAAGTCTGCTCAGAGGAACAGCGTGTGCATCTGGCAAATTGATGCTCCCCAACCGGATGCCGCAGAAGGTCGACGTCGACGGTCTCTTCTGCCATCGAGGATCATCGCCCACTGCCCACTGGCTGCAACTGAAGGCGCTGTCAACCTGGTCGAATGCGGCTCGGAGCTCATGCTTGTTGGCTTCAGTGATGCGAAACCTACAGGCCTGGTTGTTTACAGAGTCGCCGACCTCATCAGTGGAAGGGTCGTTTCCATAACCGACATTGGAGAGCATGCTCTGTTCCTTGGGCAACGGCCCTTGTATGCATCACAGAACAAGGGGCTCCCTTCTGTTGTGGCAAACTCTATCACCTGCAGGTATAGAGTGACGAAGAACAATCCACTCAGGGGAGGACGTGCTTCGCGAAGTACTGAACAATACCATATAGGTACCGGCTGCGGCACCTGGTCTCCAGCCATTGATGGAGACATTTCATGCTGGGATAGACCTCCGGCAAGCCCTTACATGCTCATCCATCATATTTTTACCTGTTGTGTAACACTCAGCTACTAA
- the LOC120654432 gene encoding uncharacterized protein LOC120654432 gives MEYERIEKPFPTQGGGFSPKRLRAMLLGVDKRRKGHDAEEEEDAGAGDDDVPRASVRSDADARGGGTICEEYKDVDVVSTISESSTSLETGGGHRSRDTHSMGSRVRVPEEDSCDSESVASNFEFHKERGTSARSPAASVVPPFSKPAPSKWDDAQKWIASPTTNRPSRAAGGAAPRKMEKPSSGMGRLPATKVVLEATEEIDTKRIDPSQEKREIGWQKAVNWAPPDPYPEAEPCSKTTIAAESTIVDSAVSFDCNESSTTLQSATACIPPPSTVRSVSMRDMGTEMTPIASQEPSRTGTPVRATSPNCSRPTTPRRTLGPNAIGAVISHGECSNTELSEQALQTKTRREIMLLGTQLGKTNIAAWASKKEEEKDASLSLKTVPMDQSTQNITEVRAAAWEEAEKAKYLARFKREEIKIQAWEDHQKAKIEAEMRKIEVEVERMRARAQDKLMTQLASARHNADEKRAAAELKRNRAAARTAEQAEHIRRTGRVPPSFGCWTWCS, from the exons ATGGAGTACGAGCGCATTGAGAAGCCGTTCCCCACCCAG GGCGGCGGGTTCTCGCCCAAGCGCCTGCGCGCGATGCTGCTGGGGGTGGACAAGCGCCGCAAGGGCCACgacgcggaggaggaagaggacgccggcgccggagacgaCGACGTGCCCAGGGCCTCCGTTAGATCCGACGCCGACGCGCGCG GTGGAGGTACCATTTGTGAGGAATACAAGGACGTAGATGTGGTCAGCACCATCTCAGAATCTTCAACCTCACTCGAGACAGGGGGTGGGCACCGTTCCAGAGATACCCACTCCATGGGCTCGAGGGTAAGGGTGCCCGAAGAAGATTCGTGTGATTCTGAGAGTGTGGCCTCCAACTTTGAATTCCACAAGGAACGAGGTACCTCTGCTCGGTCACCAGCAGCATCAGTTGTTCCTCCCTTCTCAAAGCCTGCTCCATCAAAGTGGGATGATGCGCAGAAATGGATAGCCAGCCCAACAACAAACCGTCCTAGCAGGGCTGCTGGTGGGGCAGCACCCAGGAAGATGGAGAAGCCTAGCTCTGGCATGGGGAGATTGCCAGCAACGAAGGTTGTGTTGGAGGCCACAGAGGAGATAGATACTAAGAGGATTGACCCAAGCCAAGAGAAGAGGGAAATTGGGTGGCAGAAAGCAGTAAATTGGGCTCCACCTGATCCCTATCCAGAAGCAGAGCCTTGTTCAAAGACTACAATTGCTGCAGAAAGTACAATAGTTGATTCAGCTG TTAGTTTTGATTGTAATGAGTCATCCACCACGCTTCAAAGCGCAACAGCATGCATACCTCCTCCATCAACAGTTCGGTCAGTATCAATGAGGGATATGGGTACTGAAATGACTCCTATTGCAAGCCAAGAACCATCCCGGACGGGAACACCGGTGAGAGCAACAAGTCCAAATTGTTCTCGGCCAACAACTCCACGAAGGACATTAGGCCCCAATGCAATTGGTGCTGTTATCAGCCATGGAGAATGTAGCAATACCGAATTAAGTGAACAGGCATTACAAACAAAAACTAGGAGGGAGATAATGCTTCTTGGCACGCAGCTTGGTAAGACAAACATTGCAGCATGGGCAAGCaagaaggaagaggaaaaggacgCATCACTTTCACTGAAAACAGTGCCCATGGACCAATCAACACAGAACATAACTGAAGTCCGTGCAGCTGCATGGGAGGAGGCAGAGAAGGCCAAATACTTAGCCAG gtTCAAACGAGAAGAGATCAAGATCCAAGCATGGGAGGATCATCAAAAGGCCAAAATTGAAGCTGAAATGAGAAAAATCGAA GTTGAAGTGGAGAGGATGCGTGCCCGTGCTCAAGACAAGTTGATGACCCAGCTCGCATCAGCAAGGCACAATGCAGACGAGAAGCGTGCTGCTGCGGAGCTGAAAAGGAACCGTGCGGCAGCAAGGACAGCCGAACAGGCAGAGCACATCAGGAGAACGGGCCGAGTGCCGCCCTCCTTTGGCTGCTGGACCTGGTGCTCGTAG
- the LOC120654433 gene encoding DNA-directed RNA polymerase II subunit 4-like, giving the protein MSGEEEENAAELKIGEEFLKAKCLMNCEVAIILEHKFEQIQQHASDSDPSSQVSQVFEKSLQYVKRFSRYKNPDAVRQVRETLSRYGLAEFELCTIGNLCPDTSGEATALVPSLKSGGRFVGDQGDEKIEKMLNDLSLIKKFE; this is encoded by the exons AtgtccggcgaggaggaggagaacgcCGCCGAGCTCAAGATCGGAGAAG AGTTCCTCAAGGCCAAGTGCCTGATGAACTGCGAGGTGGCCATCATCCTGGAGCACAAGTTCGAGCAGATCCAGCAGCACGCGTCGGACTCGGACCCCTCGTCGCAGGTGTCGCAGGTGTTCGAGAAGTCGCTGCAGTACGTGAAGCGCTTCAGCCGCTACAAGAACCCCGACGCCGTGCGCCAGGTCCGCGAGACGCTCAGCCGCTACGGCCTCGCCGAGTTCGAGCTCTGCACCATCGGCAACCTCTGCCCCGACACCAGCGGCGAGGCCACCGCGCTCGTCCCTTCCCTCAAGTCCGGGGGCAGGTTCGTCGGCGACCAAGGCGACGAGAAGATCGAGAAGATGCTCAACGACCTctccctcatcaagaagttcgAGTAG
- the LOC120653893 gene encoding uncharacterized protein LOC120653893 produces MPPGRSERQRRGTGSPRRRREVRESFTLLELPHGLTKHSQGRTLALLTVKASMKAASSTEMSKMDSVSDVCSSLTRSLNEQRSLMAVPVFVKPSRFLRWQCMFL; encoded by the exons ATGCCGCCTGGGCGGAGCGAGCGACAGCGGCGTGGGACCGGAAGCCCGCGACGGCGCAGGGAAGTCCGCGAGTCATTCACGCTGCTCGAGCTGCCTCACGGGCTTACTAAGCACAGCCAAGGGAGAACCTTGGCATTG TTAACTGTCAAAGCATCGATGAAAGCAGCCAGTTCCACTGAAATGAGTAAGATGGATTCAGTTTCAGATGTATGCAG TAGCCTGACACGGAGCTTGAATGAGCAAAGGAGCTTGATGGCAGTACCTGTTTTTGTGAAGCCTTCCAGATTCTTGAGATGGCAGTGCATGTTTTTGTGA
- the LOC120654431 gene encoding phytosulfokine receptor 1-like — protein sequence MAWWSRSRALILVLVWSAILLSRPGNGAAQQPRRCGAGDLAALRGFSAGLDAAVDGWPIANASDDGCCDWPGVLCDEAPGGSAAVVGLVLPNRTLRGEVAASLAGIAALRVLNLSSNALRGAIPPGLLRLRSLEVLDVSANALAGGLGPAAVIKLPALRVFNVSGNAFNGSHPVLPGAGNLTEYDVSGNSFGGPVDAAALCAESPAVRVLRLSMNRLSGAFPVGFGQCQSLAELSLDGNGIGGALPDDLFGVASLQLLSLHTNSISGFLSPRLRNLSSIVRLDLSFNAFSGPLPDVFDALTGLQELSAPSNKLSGELPATLSRCRRLRVLNIRNNSFVGDIGLDFRALKNLVYLDLGVNSFTGPIPASLPECRGMTALNLGRNKLAGEIPPSFANFSSLSFLSLTGNSFSNVSSALRTLQSLPNLTSLVLTKNFHGGEEMPSDDAGIAGFPSIQVLVIANCELHGAIPSWIAGLGKLRVLDLSWNRLAGPIPPWLGQLDRLFYLDVSNNSLQGEIPGSLTRMPGFVAGGTHGGDEAQVQDFPFFMRRNTSVQGRQYNQVDSFPPSLVLSHNNLTGGVPAALGALTKLHIVDLSCNRLSGPIPPELSGMTSLESLDLSHNSLSGPIPASLTRLSFLSYFDVSNNNLSGEVPVGGQFSTFSRGDFEGNPFLCGIHVARCARKDPPQEQEDDKDPSTSAGVVAAISVGTALLLAVAAAVTWRVWSRRQEDNARVAADDDSGSLESAAKSTLVLLFPAEDGDGDAGERTMTLEDVMKATCNFDESRIVGCGGFGMVYRATLPDGREAAVKRLSGDLWQVEREFRAEVETLSCVRHRNLVPLQGYCRAGKDRLLIYPYMENGSLDQWLHERPGALPWPARLGVARGAARGLAHLHASSEPRVLHRDIKSSNILLDARLEPRLADFGLARLVLPAETHVTTDLVGTLGYIPPEYGHSSVATYRGDVYSLGVVLLELVTGRRPVDMARPAGGGRDVTSWAVRMRREGRGGEVVDAGVGERRHREEAGRVLDVACACVSANPKARPSAQQVVEWLDAIAADASASPPADTDHGVNNCDWR from the coding sequence ATGGCCtggtggagcaggagcagggCACTGATACTAGTGCTCGTCTGGTCTGCGATCCTCTTGTCGCGGCCCGGGAACGGCGCCGCGCAGCAGCCGCGGcgctgcggcgccggcgacctcgccgcgcTGCGCGGGTTCTCGGCCGGCCTCGACGCCGCGGTGGACGGCTGGCCGATCGCCAACGCGTCCGACGAcgggtgctgcgactggcccgGCGTGCTCTGCGATGAGGCGCCCGGGgggagcgccgccgtcgtcgggcTGGTGCTGCCCAACCGGACGCTGCGGGGGGAGGTGGCCGCGTCGCTCGCCGGCATCGCCGCGCTCCGGGTGCTGAACCTCTCCAGCAACGCGCTCCGGGGCGCGATCCCGCCGGGGCTGCTCCGGCTCCGGAGCCTCGAGGTGCTCGACGTCAGCGCcaacgcgctcgccggcgggttGGGACCCGCGGCGGTGATCAAGCTCCCGGCGCTACGCGTGTTCAACGTCTCGGGCAACGCGTTCAACGGCAGCCACCCGGTGCTCCCCGGCGCCGGCAACCTGACGGAGTACGACGTGTCGGGCAACAGCTTCGGGGGgcccgtcgacgccgccgccctgtgCGCCGAGTCTCCGGCGGTGCGCGTCCTGCGGCTCTCGATGAACAGGCTCTCCGGCGCGTTCCCCGTGGGGTTCGGGCAATGCCAATCGCTCGCCGAGCTCTCGCTCGACGGCAACGGCATCGGCGGCGCTCTCCCCGACGACCTCTTCGGCGTCGCGTCGCTACAGCTCCTCAGCCTCCACACCAACTCCATCTCCGGCTTCCTGTCGCCTCGCCTGCGCAACCTCAGCAGCATCGTCCGCCTCGACCTCTCCTTTAACGCCTTCTCGGGGCCGCTCCCCGACGTGTTCGACGCGCTCACCGGCCTCCAGGAGCTCTCGGCGCCCTCCAACAagctctccggcgagctccccgcCACGCTCTCGCGGTGCCGCCGGCTCCGCGTGCTGAACATCCGGAACAACTCCTTCGTCGGGGACATCGGCCTAGACTTCCGCGCTCTCAAGAACCTGGTGTACCTCGACCTCGGCGTGAACAGCTTCACAGGCCCCATCCCGGCGAGCCTTCCCGAGTGCAGGGGCATGACCGCGCTCAACCTCGGCCGGAACAAGCTCGCCGGTGAGATACCGCCGTCGTTCGCCAACTTCTCCTCGCTCTCCTTCCTCTCGCTCACCGGCAACAGCTTCTCCAACGTCTCGTCGGCGCTGCGGACGCTACAGAGTCTCCCCAACCTGACGAGCCTGGTGCTCACCAAGAACttccacggcggcgaggagatgCCATCGGACGATGCCGGCATCGCCGGTTTCCCCAGCATTCAGGTGCTGGTCATCGCCAACTGCGAACTGCACGGCGCGATTCCGTCGTGGATCGCCGGACTTGGGAAGCTGAGGGTGCTCGACCTGTCGTGGAACCGGCTCGCCGGCCCAATCCCGCCGTGGCTTGGGCAATTGGACCGCCTCTTCTACCTCGACGTATCGAACAATTCCCTCCAGGGAGAGATACCGGGCAGCCTGACGCGGATGCCGGGGTTCGTTGCCGGCGGCACtcacggcggcgacgaggcgcaGGTGCAGGACTTCCCGTTCTTCATGCGCCGGAACACGTCGGTGCAGGGGCGGCAGTACAACCAGGTGGACAGCTTCCCGCCGTCCCTGGTGCTGAGCCACAACAACCTCACCGGCGGCGTGCCGGCTGCTCTGGGGGCCTTGACCAAGCTGCACATCGTTGACCTGAGCTGCAACAGGCTGTCAGGTCCCATCCCGCCGGAGCTGTCGGGGATGACGAGCCTCGAGTCGCTGGACCTGTCACACAACTCGCTCTCCGGCCCCATCCCGGCGTCGCTCACGCGGCTCAGCTTCCTCTCCTACTTCGACGTATCGAACAACAACCTCTCCGGCGAGGTCCCCGTCGGCGGGCAGTTCTCCACCTTCTCCCGCGGGGACTTCGAGGGGAACCCCTTCCTGTGCGGCATCCACGTCGCGCGGTGCGCGCGGAAGGACCCGCCGCAGGAGCAGGAGGATGACAAGGATCCGAGCACCAGCGCCGGCGTCGTGGCGGCGATCAGCGTCGGCACGGCGCTGCTcctcgccgtggccgcggccgTGACGTGGCGGGTGTGGTCGAGGCGGCAGGAGGACAACGCCCGGGTGGCGGCGGACGACGACAGCGGGAGCCTCGAGTCGGCGGCGAAGTCGACGCTGGTGCTGCTCTTCCCGGccgaggacggcgacggcgacgccggcgagcggaCGATGACGCTGGAGGACGTGATGAAGGCGACGTGCAACTTCGACGAGTCCCGCATCGTGGGGTGCGGCGGCTTCGGGATGGTGTACCGCGCGACGCTGCCCGacgggcgcgaggcggcggtgaAGCGCCTCTCCGGCGACCTGTGGCAGGTGGAGCGCGAGTTCCGCGCGGAGGTGGAGACGCTGTCTTGCGTCCGGCACCGGAACCTGGTGCCGCTGCAGGGCTACTGCCGCGCCGGCAAGGACCGGCTGCTCATCTACCCGTACATGGAGAACGGCAGCCTGGACCAGTGGCTCCACGAGCGGCCGGGCGCGCTGCCGTGGCCGGCGCGTCTCGgcgtcgcgcgcggcgcggcgcgcgggctgGCGCACCTGCACGCCTCGTCGGAGCCGCGCGTCCTCCACCGCGACATCAAGTCGAGCAACATCCTCCTGGACGCGCGCCTGGAGCCGCGGCTGGCCGACTTCGGCCTGGCCCGGCTGGTGCTCCCGGCGGAGACGCACGTGACGACGGACCTGGTGGGCACGCTCGGGTACATCCCGCCGGAGTACGGGCACTCGTCGGTGGCGACCTACCGCGGCGACGTGTACAGCCTGGGCGTGGTGCTGCTGGAGCTCGtgacggggcggcggccggtggacaTGGCGCGGCCCGCGGGCGGGGGGCGGGACGTGACGTCGTGGGCGGTGCGGATGcggcgggaggggaggggcggggaGGTGGTCGACGCGGGCGTCGGCGAGCGGAGGCACCGGGAGGAGGCGGGCAGGGTGCTGGACGTGGCGTGCGCCTGCGTCAGCGCCAACCCCAAGGCGCGGCCGTCGGCGCAGCAGGTGGTGGAGTGGCtcgacgccatcgccgccgacgcctcggcctcgccgccggcggacaCCGACCACGGCGTGAACAATTGTGACTGGAGATGA